The Pontibacter korlensis sequence TGAAAGCAAAGGGTGGTAACAAGTATGCTACCGTGGCCACGGCTAACAAAATTGCCACTATTTACTACAAAATGGTATCTTGCCAGCAGGAGTTTAGGCCCGTAGAATTAGCTGCTTACCAGGAGAAGTATAAGCAAGTAAAAATCATGTATCTGGAACGAAGGCTTCATGAACTCAAAAAGGAAGCTGCTTAGTAGTTATATAGAAGTTGTACTTAATTGTAGTTTATGAATTTACTCAATCCATTATTGGCTGTTAAGTATGAAGACAGAAATGCTTTAGAGATTATTGGGTGGTGGGAGCTAAGAAGACCTCTCTATAACGTGATAGTTTTAGTTTGTGGACTTATAAGTATGTCAATAATGTCTCTAATGGTTAAACTGGAGCCATGGGAAGACATAGTAGAACCGATAGTAGTTTTAGGCTTTGCTTTTCTATGTAATTTAGGTTACACTCTTGGTTGGATTAGTGAGATAATGAATGTCAAAACTAAAACCTTCGGACCAAAATTATTTAAAGTAGGTTTATACTTTACTTTGTTCTGGGTGTTTTTACCAGCTCTAATACATATCATATTGTGGATTAGTAGAGGCTTTGAAAGAATGCAATAAGAAAAACTAAGTACAACACGGCACATAAGCCAAGCTTCAGCTACGCTTCGCTCGCATTATGTACTAACCGTAATAACGATATCTACTTCGATGAACAGCGTACACGCAATTGTTGGGAAGAGCAGCGTAGAGTGTCTTAAAAAGGTACAGGATTGAGCTATAAGTTATCTTGGGTTAAGCCTCCGCCTGTACAAGCTCTTTTAGAAGTTCTATAGTTTATTGCCGCGCAATATGAATGGGTAAAAATAAACCTGGAGTCAGCCTGTAGGCTAAAACCAGGTTTAGTAAAGGGCAGGAGCTTGTACCCTTATTATGTAGGGCCCTCCCAGTAATGAAGTGCTAATTTTGTTTAGATTTTCTCAGGAAGCAGGGTCGCTTCCTCGTAGTTGCCGAGTACCAGTTCAGAGGGTTTACCTTGCGTTACAGCTTCTACCAATAGTTTACCTCCTACAAATGCTCCTTTCCAGGATTCACCCAGGCCACCGAAAACCTCTTCACGGTCGCCACGAGAGCGGAGTTTGTTGATGCCCACTTTAAAAGACCGCACTTCCTTGGCCGTACGCTGGGCCCACTTCTCGTCGTCAGAAGCAATGGCCGCGACCAAAGCTCCATTAGATATATTCATCTCGCCCACTAGCTCTTCTATACGATCTACCAGCACGATAGAATCTATAGGTCCGAAAGGCTCTTTAAAATACAGTTCGCTCTGTCGTGGCAGGTTAACCAGTGCCCGCGGTGCCCGATAGGCTGAACGGTCCTGACCTGGTAAGAACAAAGAATCATCCAGCTTTCCGTCATAAACAGGGGTGGCACCAGTCTTAAGGGCATCTGCATAAAGTCGGTCTAAATCCTCAGCCTGGCGACTGTTTATTACAGGTCCGAATGCTAAGTCCGGCAGTTTATCCTCAGGGTGGTCTACTAGAGTGGGGTTGCCTATCTTAAGGCTACGCACCGAGTTCCAGTAAGTTTCCAGGAACTGCGGAAAAGAACGACGTTCCACCACATACCGCACGTATGCCGTACACCGCTGCTTGCCGTAGTCGTAGCCTTTCTTGAGCTGTTCACCAAGGCTGTCCCAGTCGGAGTAATTCCAGATGCCATAAGTATTGACGCCTTCCATTTCCAGCATGTACCGCTTGTGCACAGAGGCTAGCGCATCGGCAATGTTGCGCCCGTTATAGCGCCCGCCCACAAAAGAAAGGCAGGAGATCGCCTGGTCTTTTACTAACACATCGCTTAATTCTCCACCTGACCCACTCACCAGTGTTACAGGCAAGCCACAACGCCGGGCAATGGCGAAGGCAACGCTCAGGGATATAAAGCCACCATCGGTAGGTGTTTTAGCCACAGCTACGTTGCCGCAAAGCACCTGCACAAGTACTGCGTGCATCAGCACTGACATAGGGTAGTTCCAGGAAGCAATGTTCGACACCACACCCAGAGGCTCCCGATGGCCGAGCATTTCCTCAATATTATCTACATACCACTGCACACCATCTATACAGCGGTCAATATCAGTAAAGCCAAGCTTATAGGTTTTGCCGATCTCCCACATCAAGAGCTTTCCAATTAGATCTACATGCGTGCGTAGCTGATCGAGGCAATCCTGCACCCGCTGCTTGCGCTCATCCAGGTCGGTGCGGCACCAGTCTGCAGCTTCGCGGTGAGCTGCCTGTATGGCACGCAGGGCAGTTGCCCTGTCTAACATGGGCAAGCTGCCTATTACCGAACCATCAATAGGAGAGATGAAGTCGCGGGGAGTGCCCGGTTCCTGCCACTCACCCTCTAAAAGGTTAAGGAAGTTGTTGTTCTGATCAAAGATTTCGGGAGTTACCTGCTTTACTTGTTGAAACAGCTTGGTAAACTCAACTTGGGGAGAAACGATTTTTGCCATCAAAAAGCTTTATTTGATTATGAAAATAAGACCAATGAAAGAGGTAAAATCAGCAGTGGTAGTACAAGTTGCTGAGGCTTTAAGCTTATTAATTACATAAATTTGATAAATATATTCAAGTATAACAGTATATTAATTTTACGAGTAAATGCCAAAGAAAGCCCTGGCACTCATATCTTTGGCAGTATAAGCGTATGTGCAATTTTATCAGGCTCTTAAACGTAAGCTAACAGAAAGGGAGGGAGAAAGCCCTTCCCTTTCTCTTCATCTTAAAAGCCTGGACAGTACCTAGCGGCTGCCCCATCCGCAGGCATGAGTGAGTGTAGGCCCGGAAGATGAATGTTTTTTTTCCACTTAAGCCCCTTTCAGCTATGAAGAATTTACTCTGTCAGAACCTGGGCGTCGATGTGGGCAAAGACGCTCTGGATGTGGTGCGACATCCCTTCACTTTTGTTGGGTTTGATCTTACCATATGTTCTACCGCCTGCACTTGCCGGCTGTTACCTTTGCTGCAGCAAACATGCCCTGCACCGGGATGTGAACGCAGCTAGTAATATAAGAAATAAGGCGGTCGGGCAGACCGTTTCAGCTTGGGAGATATACGGTCGCAGTAGCGAGGTAGCCCAAGAATCCAATCTGCTTTAGCGGTGGGAATGTCAATGAGAATGAAGGAAATAGCTATGGCAAGCAACTGCAGCACGAGGTGCCATCTGTATATCTGATGTAGTTGTATCGGTGGAGGGAAGCTACTTTACTGTATATAGCCAGGGCAGTATGAACAAGCTACTTACAGCTTGCGCTATACAATGATGGCACATGAAAGCAGCAGTAAATAATTTGAAGGTGAAGAGCTCTAGTATTATCTGGAGCAAAAGGAAAAGCCCTCAGTTTCAACTGAGGGGCTTTAACGTGTTTAAGTATAACATTGAAGAACCTTATCTAGAGTGACTCAGCACTACTAGCCCGTCTTCACTATTTCCCATTAGCTTCAAGCCACTTTCTTGCGTTCACAAAAGCTTCCATCCATGGCGATACTTCGTCGTGGCGTCCTTTCGGGTAATGTGCCCACTGCCACTGCAGGAGTGAACGCTCAATGTGCGGCATCATCACCAGGTGGCGACCTGTTTCATCGCAGATCATGGCCGTGTTATAGTCAGAGCCGTTAGGGCAGGCCGGATAGCCTTCGTAAGCGTACTTGGAAACGATCTGGTACTTGTCCTCGGTGTGGGGTAGACTAAAGCGTCCTTCACCGTGCGATACCCAAACACCCAGCGTGCAACCTGCTAAACTGGAAAGCATCACCGATTTGTTCTCCTGGATCGTTAACGACGTGAAGATGCTCTCGTGCTTCTGACTTACGTTATGCAGCATTTTGGCCTTTTGGTCATGACCCATGGTGATGAATCCAAGCTCCACGAACAACTGACAGCCATTGCAAATACCTACTGATAAAGTGTCTTCACGCTTGAAGAAGTTCTCCAGTGCAGTTTTAGCCTTCTCGTTGTACATAAAGGCACCTGCCCAACCTTTAGCAGAACCCAACACGTCTGAGTTAGAGAAGCCACCAACAGCACCTATAAACTGAATGTCTTCCAGTGTCTCTCTTCCAGAGATCAGGTCTGTTGTGTGCACGTCTTTCACATCGAAGCCTGCCAGGTACATGGCATTCGCCATTTCACGCTCTGAGTTACTTCCTTTTTCGCGAATGATAGCTGCCTTTATTCTTGGCTTAGTAGGATCTACAACAGGCTTCTTGCCATCAAATCCTTCCGGAAACTTATAGATCAGCTCCTGCTTCTTATAGTTATCAAAACGCTCTTTTGCACTTACCGGACCACTCTGCTTAATGTCCAGAAGGTAAGAAGTTTTAAACCAGGTATCTCGTAACGGGGCAACATCAAAGCTGTAAGAATCCGCTCCGTTTTTCAGTTCAAGTACAGCGTTAGAAGTGCTGGTGCCAATTTTGTGGAATGGAACATTGTTCGCTTCTAAAGTAGCTTCCACATCTGCTGATGCCTGGAATACGACGCCTATATTCTCTGCAAAAAGCACCTTGATGCTGTCTTCTTCACCTAGAGAAGTAAGATCTATACTTGCGCCCAGGTTGTTGTCAGCAAAGCACATCTCCAGCAGAGTAGTGATCAAACCGCCGCTGCCAATATCATGGCCAGCTTCTATCTTACCTTCCTTAATCAAGCCTTGCAAGGTATCAAATGCATTCTTAAACAGCTTAGCATCGGTAATATCTGGCGTTTCGTTGCCTATTTTATTTACTACCTGTGCAAAAGAAGAACCACCTAGTTTATAGGCATCATTAGAAAGGTTGATGTAATAGATGTTACCGCCATCGCGCTGCAACACTGGTTCAACCACCTGGCGTACATTGCTGCAATTGCCTGCTGCCGAAATGATAACTGTGCCAGGTGCAATAACTTCTTCGTCTTTATACTTCTGCTTCATAGAAAGCGAGTCTTTACCTGTCGGAATATTGATACCTAAGGCAATTGCGAAGTCAGAGCAAGCTTCTACGGCTTTGTACAAACGAGCGTCTTCACCTTCGTTCTTAGAGGCCCACATCCAGTTAGCAGAAAGGGAAACGCTTTGTAAGCCATCTTTCAAAGGTGCCCAAACGATGTTGGATAGAGACTCGCCAATGGCATTACGGCTACCAGCTGCCGGATCTATTAGAGCCGAAATAGGAGCATGGCCCACTGAAGTAGCAACGCCCTCTTTGCCTTGAAAATCAAGAGCCATCACACCGCAGTTATTCAGTGGTAATTGCAGCGGACCGACACATTGCTGTTTCGCCACGCGGCCACCCACGCAACGGTCTACTTTATTTGTAAGCCAGTCTTTGCAGGCAACCGCTTCTAACTGCAGCAACTGCTCCAGGTAAGTATGAAGCTGACCTTTATCGTATGATACAGGCTGGTAAGCTCTGTTTACAGAATTGTCAGTCATCACCACTTTTGGTGAACTTCCGAACATGTCGCTAAGCTCCAGGTCCATTGGCTTTACACCAGTTGACGCTGATTCAAAGGTAAAGCGGTGGTCTCCGGTAACGTCACCTACAGTATACATTGGGGCACGCTCGCGGTCCGCTATTTTCTGTAGGGTAGCAATATCTTGTTCGCCAATTACCAGACCCATACGCTCCTGAGACTCGTTTCCGATAATCTCTTTAGCAGATAGGGTAGGATCACCCACAGGTAACTTATCCAGATCTATCTTGCCACCTGTTTCTTCCACTAACTCTGAAAGGCAGTTTAAGTGTCCGCCAGCGCCGTGATCGTGGATGGAAACAATCGGGTTATGCTCGCTCTCCACCATGCCGCGAATAGCGTTCGCTGCACGTTTTTGCATCTCAGGGTTAGAACGCTGGATAGCATTCAGTTCAATTCCTGAACCGTGTTGTCCTGTGTCGGCAGAGGATACCGCCGCACCGCCCATACCAATGCGGTAGTTTTCACCGCCAAGTATAACAATCTTATCACCAGTTTTTGGATGCTGTTTCTGCGCCTGACTTGCTTTGCCGTAGCCAACGCCACCAGCAAGCATAATTACTTTGTCGTAGCCTAGTTTTCTAGGAGACTCAATGGCATCCGCTTTCTCGTCGTGCTCGAATGTTAAAACAGATCCTGTAATCAGAGGCTGTCCAAATTTATTTCCGAAATCAGTAGCACCATTAGAGGCTTTGATCAGGATATCCATCGGCGTTTGATACAGCCAGTTTCTTTCCTGCGTAGCTTTTTCCCACGGGCGGTCTTTTTCCAGTCGCGACAAAGCTGTCATATAAACAGCTGTTCCGGCAAGCGGAAGGGCTCCCTGGCCACCAGCCAACCTGTCTCTGATTTCACCACCAGAACCGGTAGCTGCACCATTAAAAGGCTCTACTGTAGTCGGGAAGTTATGCGTTTCTGCTTTTATAGAAATAACAGACTCAAAATCACTTACCTGATAGAAGTCAGGAACATCAGCACGCTTTGGTGCGAACTGCTGCACAACCGGTCCTTTAACAAAGGCAACGTTGTCTTTGTAAGCCGAAACAATATCGTTCGGGTTTGCCTCAGATGTTTTGCGGATTAACTTGAACAGAGAAACAGGTTTCTCCTCGC is a genomic window containing:
- a CDS encoding aldehyde dehydrogenase family protein, encoding MAKIVSPQVEFTKLFQQVKQVTPEIFDQNNNFLNLLEGEWQEPGTPRDFISPIDGSVIGSLPMLDRATALRAIQAAHREAADWCRTDLDERKQRVQDCLDQLRTHVDLIGKLLMWEIGKTYKLGFTDIDRCIDGVQWYVDNIEEMLGHREPLGVVSNIASWNYPMSVLMHAVLVQVLCGNVAVAKTPTDGGFISLSVAFAIARRCGLPVTLVSGSGGELSDVLVKDQAISCLSFVGGRYNGRNIADALASVHKRYMLEMEGVNTYGIWNYSDWDSLGEQLKKGYDYGKQRCTAYVRYVVERRSFPQFLETYWNSVRSLKIGNPTLVDHPEDKLPDLAFGPVINSRQAEDLDRLYADALKTGATPVYDGKLDDSLFLPGQDRSAYRAPRALVNLPRQSELYFKEPFGPIDSIVLVDRIEELVGEMNISNGALVAAIASDDEKWAQRTAKEVRSFKVGINKLRSRGDREEVFGGLGESWKGAFVGGKLLVEAVTQGKPSELVLGNYEEATLLPEKI
- the purL gene encoding phosphoribosylformylglycinamidine synthase, whose translation is MLHFFFSQPDTVYALQSEGELNATDISKLEWLFGNATLKQETALSGFFIGPRAAMITPWSTNAVEITQNMGIEGIIRIEEFKIVEEDFNDFDPMLSQKYNGLDQEIYTINIEPEPVLPITDIAAYNKQEGLSLSDEEVEYLNSLSERLGRPLTDSEVFGFSQVNSEHCRHKIFNGKFVIDGEEKPVSLFKLIRKTSEANPNDIVSAYKDNVAFVKGPVVQQFAPKRADVPDFYQVSDFESVISIKAETHNFPTTVEPFNGAATGSGGEIRDRLAGGQGALPLAGTAVYMTALSRLEKDRPWEKATQERNWLYQTPMDILIKASNGATDFGNKFGQPLITGSVLTFEHDEKADAIESPRKLGYDKVIMLAGGVGYGKASQAQKQHPKTGDKIVILGGENYRIGMGGAAVSSADTGQHGSGIELNAIQRSNPEMQKRAANAIRGMVESEHNPIVSIHDHGAGGHLNCLSELVEETGGKIDLDKLPVGDPTLSAKEIIGNESQERMGLVIGEQDIATLQKIADRERAPMYTVGDVTGDHRFTFESASTGVKPMDLELSDMFGSSPKVVMTDNSVNRAYQPVSYDKGQLHTYLEQLLQLEAVACKDWLTNKVDRCVGGRVAKQQCVGPLQLPLNNCGVMALDFQGKEGVATSVGHAPISALIDPAAGSRNAIGESLSNIVWAPLKDGLQSVSLSANWMWASKNEGEDARLYKAVEACSDFAIALGINIPTGKDSLSMKQKYKDEEVIAPGTVIISAAGNCSNVRQVVEPVLQRDGGNIYYINLSNDAYKLGGSSFAQVVNKIGNETPDITDAKLFKNAFDTLQGLIKEGKIEAGHDIGSGGLITTLLEMCFADNNLGASIDLTSLGEEDSIKVLFAENIGVVFQASADVEATLEANNVPFHKIGTSTSNAVLELKNGADSYSFDVAPLRDTWFKTSYLLDIKQSGPVSAKERFDNYKKQELIYKFPEGFDGKKPVVDPTKPRIKAAIIREKGSNSEREMANAMYLAGFDVKDVHTTDLISGRETLEDIQFIGAVGGFSNSDVLGSAKGWAGAFMYNEKAKTALENFFKREDTLSVGICNGCQLFVELGFITMGHDQKAKMLHNVSQKHESIFTSLTIQENKSVMLSSLAGCTLGVWVSHGEGRFSLPHTEDKYQIVSKYAYEGYPACPNGSDYNTAMICDETGRHLVMMPHIERSLLQWQWAHYPKGRHDEVSPWMEAFVNARKWLEANGK